The following DNA comes from Anaerostipes rhamnosivorans.
TTTTCTTTTGCTATTATACCATATTTAAGTCTCCTGTGATACAATAATATCCAGAGATAAAATCAGCAAAGGAGTGTGTTTGATATGAGTATGGAAAAAGCAAATGAAGTAACTGCGGCAACAATTATCAAGAACATGGAAAAAAGAAACTTCACAGGGGTTTACTGTGCTACAAAAGAAGAAGCTTTAGAACAGGCTTTATCCTACATAGAAAAGGGATCAGTCGTTTCATGGGGAGGCTCCATGAGTGTTGCAGAGATCGGCCTTTTGGATGCCGTAAAGAATTCTGCCGATTATGAAGTGGTAGACCGGGCGGCAGCCAAGAACTATGAGGAACAGCGTCAGATTTATGCCAAAGCCGTTCTGGCGGATACTTATCTTATGAGTACAAATGCCATCACCCTGGAAGGAGAACTGATCAATATTGACGGTTCCGGAAACCGGGTTGGATGCTTAAGCTACGGTCCTAGACAGGTAATCCTGATTGTCGGAATGAATAAGGTCGTAAGCACCGTAGAAGAGGGTGTGCACCGCACAAGAAGCAAAGCTGCCTGTCCAAATACCATCCGTCTGGGGCTTACGACCCCTTGTTCCATCACCGGACACTGCGGAGAATGTTATGGTGATTCTTCCATCTGTTCCCACCTGCTGATCACAAGAAGATGCGGACAGAAAGACCGTATTAAGATCATCTTAGTAGGGGAAGATCTGGGATATTAAATCCTTAAGACCGCGGTGTATGACCAAATTAGACACACCGCGGGTTCTTTTTTTATTCCTTTAAAATGTCTGGACTGATGTCCCTGAAATCTTGTATAACTCCTGTTACTCCCGGAAGTAAGCGCAGTCTCTTATGCTCCTCCTTGGGCCCAATGGCTATGATCTTTCCAGCCCCCGCTCTCCTTGCGGCTTCAATTCCCGCATCCGCATCTTCAAAGACAACACATTGGGAAGGCTTAAGGCCGATCCTCTCCATGGCCAGCAGATAGATATCCGGCTCCGGTTTCCCCAAAAAGGTCCCGTCATCGTACACGATATTTTCAACAGGGACCCAGTGGTCCAGATGCATATGCTTTATGTAAAAACGGACATTTCCGATAGCTGAGGCCGTGGCGATGGCAAACGGAATCTTCCTCTCCTTCAGCTCCGTGAGAAATTCCGGAAGCCCCTGCGTGAAATTCATCCCTTCCGGGTCATTCAGACACATATTACGGTAAATATCTTCCTTCTCTTCCGTCAGCTTATAAATCTCATCCTCGGTAAGTTCCGGATTTAAAGCCATCTTCAACAGCTCTCCTCCGTTGACACCATGGATCATTTCATGCAGCTGTTTCACCGTATATTTCCCTTCTGCATATTTCTGAAAGAATTCAAACCATGCGGCCTCCTGTTTGTCTCCGTCAATATACATAGTTCCGTTAAAGTCAAATATAATTCCTTTTAAGTCCATTTTTTCTTCCTATCTTTCATTTTTTATTTTCTGGTAATCTTTCTGCCTGTATTGGATAGAAAAGTCTTTGTTGGATATCTGCAGACAGATTAAATCCTCATGCGCTGTGGCTCCGTGCTCTGCGATACACCCTTCCTCATACCATACCATGGTGCCCGGCCCAAAGTACTCATCATTTGATTTCAGCTGCCCTGACAAAACAAACAAGCCATGGGCGGAAGGATGGGTATGGGTATCTGTAGTGAATCCCGCTGGATAATTGATGTAGTTGATCTGCATTCCGGTTGCCTCATCCAAATGCAGTTGTTTTTTTCCGAACATCTTTCCGGTTGTGCTTGCCATGCGGTAAAACCACGGCATTCTTCCCACGTCGCTAATAACCGGCTGGATTCCTTTGTCCAGCCGTTTCTTTTCTTCCTCATCCTTTATGTAATGAATCGAAAAGGCCTTGTTGGAGATCAAGAGCACCGTGGCATCATCATGCTGGGTGGCGCCGTGTTCGGCAACACATCCTTCCGGATACCAGATAAGGGTCTCCGGCCCGTAAACACTGCCGTTTGTTTTGATCTGTCCCTCCAGAATATAAAGTCCATGGCCACACGGGTGGGTATGGGTCACCGTCTGAAAACCTGCAGGATAGCGGTTCATAACGATGCTGACTTCCATATCCTTATCCTCTACCAGTGGTTTTTGTCCAAATACTTTTCCGGTGACTGAATTAGGGCGGTAATTCCACTCCATCCGCCGGACGTCCATGATTTGTTGTTCTTTCATTGATTCCCTCCTTAAATGCAAATTTATAGTTCCATCTCTCTCAACTGGTTAAGTCTTATCTTTTCATAATACTCCATGGCAAGATAGGCCGCTCCGAGCATACTCTCATTTCCGGTATTCTTTGATTCACAAATTATGGTTTCCTTCAGCAGGTCCTGATTTAAAATATCCTGCCTCTTTAAGGCTTCATCAAGCAGCATAGGCAGGTCCCTCACCGTCCTTCCCCCCAAAAGGATGATCTCTGGATTGTTCCAGACCATCATATCCTGGATCAGAAGCGCTGTGTATCCTCCAAGGCGGGTCATCAGTTCTTGTGCCCAAGGTTCCTTCCGGTCATATGCAGCTGCAAGATCCGTAAGGTCATTACACCGTCCTCCAGCTTCCTCTGCCTGGTTTAAAATTTCCTGGACAGAGAGGTAAGCTGAGACACAGCCGGATTTTTCGCAGCTGCACTTCCGTCCGCCGTAAACCAAAATCTTATGGGCAATCTCCCCGCAGGCTCCCCCTATGATCCTGCCTTCGTTCATAAACGCTGCTCCCACATCAATGCTCAGGCTTAAAAATGCCAGACGGTTTACCTGCAGTTCCGGAAAATGAAAGTATTCCTCCAGGACAGATGCCTTCACATCATTTTCCAGACAGATATACAAACCCGTTTTCTTTCTGAGAAGTTCTTGGAAGTCTGTCTCTTCCCAACCGGTGAACCTGGATCTTATAATACGTCTGCCGTCTTCCGAGACCACCCCCGGGAAACTCACTCCGGCTGCTTTTACTCTGTCCATGATTTCCGGAATCTCTGATCTGCATTTGTCAAAACAATCTTTGATCAGCTCCGCTACTTCTTCCGGGCTTCCGGCCACAGGCAGCATCCATTTTTTTATGGCGAGGATCTGCTCTTTGTAATCCATGACCAGAAAACTTATAAAATCCAGGCGTACCAGGATACCAAGGCTGTAAAAGGCATGGGGATTTCTTTCCAGTAACAATGCTTTTCTTCCGACGCCCTTGGAATCTCCCTGGGATTCTTTAATAAAACCCAGATCTGACAGGTCCCCACAGATCCTGGTCATGCTGGTAGGACTCATTTTTAATTCCTTGGCCAGAGAGGCCCGGGAAACATTGTCAGATGACTTGATTTGGTTGAGTACCAGCTGACGGTTGCTGATCTTCATCTGCAGCTGGTCTTGTTGTTTTTGATTTTTCATATTATTTTCTCCACTGGTGTTATTAATTATATTATAAGAGAAGTCCCATCTGTTGTCAATGCCATAAAAAGAAGCGCCAGAAATCACATTGGATGACTGGCGCTTCTTTTTATACTGCTCTGCTTAGTTTACTCATATAAAGGATATTTTTCTGTCAGTTCTTTTACCAGCTGTTTTGCCTCTTCAAGCTTCTGGTCTAAGAGTGTGAAACGGATAGCCTTTGCGATGGCTGCCATATCCTCTTCTTTTAATCCTCTGGTTGTCACAGCCGGTGTTCCGAGACGGAGTCCTGATGTGACGAACGGGGATTTCGGATCGTTTGGTACTGTATTTTTATTACATGTGATATGGACAGAATCTAAAACCTTTTCTGCCTCTTTTCCGGTCAAATCATATTTTTTAAGATCTACCAGCATCAAATGATTGTCTGTTCCGCCGGATACGATGTCAAATCCTTCTTCCATCAATGCTTTTGCAAGTGCTGCCGCATTTTTGACTACCTGTTTTCCGTAGTCCTTGAAGTCATCAGACAATGCCTCTTTAAAGCATACTGCTTTTCCAGCGATCACATGCATCAGCGGACCGCCCTGGATGCCTGGAAAAATAGCTTTGTTGAAATTATATTTTTCATTGATCTCATTGCTGCACAGGATCATGCCGCCGCGAGGACCTCTCAATGTCTTATGGGTAGTTGTGGTTGTCACATGAGCATAAGGGATCGGGCTCTGGTGCACGCCTGCTGCCACCAATCCTGCGATATGTGCCATATCCACCATGAGTACAGCTCCGACTTCGTCAGCGATCTCACGAAACTTCTTAAAATCAATGGATCTTGCGTATGCACTGGCACCTGCGATGATCAGCTTCGGCTTACATTCCTTTGCGATCTCAAGTACATTATCGTAGTCAAGGAATCCCTCATCGTTGACACCGTAAGGTACACAGTTGTAGTATTTTCCTGACATATTGACAGGGCTTCCGTGGGATAAATGTCCGCCGTGGTCCAGGCTCATTCCCATATAAGTATCTCCCGGATTTAAGACAGCGAAAAATACTGCCATGTTAGCCTGGGCTCCGGAGTGGGGCTGAACATTGACATATTCACAGCCAAACAATTCTTTTGCGCGTTCTCTGGCCAGATTTTCTACCACATCCACGAACTCACAACCGCCGTAATATCTCTTTCCAGGATACCCTTCCGCATATTTGTTGGTCAGATGACTGCCCATGGCTGCCATGACTGCTTTTGATACTAAATTCTCAGAAGCAATCAGCTCCAGATTATTTCTCTGTCTGGATAACTCGTCCTGCATTGCCCCGGCAACTTCAGGATCATAATTCTTCACTTCGTTAAAATCGAACATCTCTGTGTCCTCCTATTATATTTATATGTTAATCTTGGAATTGTTCCTTTAACGCTTCCACAGCTGTTTCCACACGGCTTTCTCTGATCAGGACTGTGATCTTGATCTCGGATGTATAGATCATATGGATGTTGACGCCTTTGTTATAAAGGGCTTCAAACATTTTAGATGCTGCCCCTGAGTTTGACATCATTCCCGCACCAACGATGGAGACGATCCCTACGTTTTTGTCGGAGACGATTTCTTTGTATGAGTCTTCCTCAAATGTTTCCTTCAAAGTCTCCACAGCCGCATCAGCATCTGACTTTTTCACAACAAAGGAAATATCCTTGCTGTCTTTTCTTCCGATGGACTGTAGGATCAATTCTACATTGATCCCTTTGTCTGCGATGGCAGTGAACAGTTTTGCCGCAATGCCCGGTTCATGCTTTAATCCCTTGATCGCCACCTGTGCAACATCTGTGTTTGACAACACGCCGCTAAATAACATTTTCTCCATAATCTGCTTCTCCTTATTCCTCGTTCGTATCGTTTTCCTTTATTTCGATTCCAAGCTCATCAAGCTGCACTGTGACCACTCCGCCCGGTGCCTGTGTCATCAGACAGGAAGCATCTTTTACCTTCGGGAATGCAATAACGTCACGGATGCTGTCCTCGCCGGTCATCCACATGACAAGACGGTCCAGGCCGTACGCCAGGCCTGCATGAGGCGGCACCCCGTACTGGAAAGCCTCCAGGAGGAATCCAAACCGTTCATTGGCATCTTCTTCTGTAAATCCAAGAGATTTAAACATTGCCTTCTGGATGTCATCACGGTGGATTCTGACGGAACCTCCGCCCAGCTCTGTACCATTCAGTACAATATCGTAAGCTTTGGCTCTGACCTTACCCGGATCCGTGTCAATGTACTCAAGATCTTCTTCCATCGGCATAGTAAACGGATGATGCATGGCTGTATAGCGGTTCTGTTCTTCGTTCCATTCCAGAAGAGGGAATTCTGTCACCCAAAGGAAATTGTATAGGGATTCATCGATCATATCATACTTCTTACCGATCTCCAGACGGAGATTGCCAAGGACATCATAGACCACAGAGTCCTTGTCCGCAGCAAATAAGAGCAGATCCCCCGGCTTTCCTTCCATGGCGTCGATCAGCGCCGTCATTTCCTCTTCTTTCATAAACTTGGCGAAGGAGGATTTTACACTTCCGTCCTCTTTTAACTGGATATAGGCAAGACCCTTGGCACCGAATTCCTTGGCGAAATCCACAAAGGCGTCAATCTTTTTACGGCCCAGATCTCCGAGTCCCCTGGCGTTTAATCCTCTAACGGAACCTCCGTTTTCCAGTGCCCCTTTAAAGACCATAAAGTCACAGCCGGAAACTGTTTCCGATACATTGACCAGTTCCATTCCAAACCTTGTATCCGGCTTGTCAGAACCAAACCTGTCCATGGCTTCCTGATAGGTGAGACGCTTCATGGGGATCTGTACATCCACGTTAAGCACGTCCTTAAACACTCTCTTAAGCAGCCGTTCATTGACATCGATCACGTCATCCACGTCCACAAAGGACAGCTCCATATCAATCTGTGTAAATTCAGGCTGGCGGTCTGCCCTTAAATCTTCATCCCGGAAGCATTTAGCGATCTGATAGTAGCGGTCTACGCCGGAACACATCAAGAGCTGCTTAAACAGCTGCGGTGACTGTGGAAGCCCATAGAAACTGCCCGGATGTACACGGCTCGGCACCAGATAGTCCCTGGCCCCCTCTGGCGTACTTTTTCCAAGGATTGGGGTTTCTATCTCCAGAAATCCTTCTTCTGCCAAAAAGTCTCTCGCTGTCTTTGTGACCTGGCTGCGGATCAGAAGATTCTTCTGAAGGTTCGGCCTTCTTAAATCCAGGTAGCGGTATTTAAGGCGCAGCTCATCCTTGACTGTCTGTTGATCATCTACAGGAAACGGCGGTGTTTTGGACTCAGAAAGGATCCTTAACTTGGTTACCTTGATCTCTATATCCCCTGTTTTTAAATTTTCATTGATCGCGGCGCTTCGTTTCTGCACTTCTCCTTCTGCCGCGATCACGTATTCGTTCCGCAGGGAATTGGCTTTTTCATAATCGTCGTCTGCCAATGTATCTTCATCAAAAACCAGCTGCAGCAATCCTGAGCGGTCTCTTAAATCAACAAATATAAGACTTCCTAAATTTCTTCTCTTCTGTACCCATCCCATGACGGTTACTTTCTCACCGATATTTTCACGGCTCACTTCTGTACACCTGTGGCTGCGTGATAGCCCGGCCATTGACTCTGCCATGTTGCTTCCTCCTTACATATATTAAACCTGTTTGTCATTATATCATAAGGAATGGTTGAATTTCAATGAAACTTATGAGTTATTTACCACTGTCTCCGTCGCACTTTTAAAATGCGCTCCTCCAGCAATGGTAAATAACTTCCGAAGGCTGCTCCTTTTTCTTTCCCAGTTACTTTATTCAATAGAAAAAAGAGCAGTATCTGCCACCCAACAATTGTTTCTTAAATTCTGTACTTTTAAAGAAAAATGCATTATAATGGTAAATACATAAAAAAGGAGGCAAGTAACATGAGTGAATATGCAATTGTTGCACCAGAGGATTTTGACCAGAGTGCCTTCCGCCTGATTGGGAAGGACTGGATGCTGGTAACCGCCAAAAACAGCGAGGGCAAGATCAACACGATGACCGCATCCTGGGGTGGATTCGGAGTCATGTGGGGCAAGGACGTAGCATTGTCTGTGATCCGTCCGCAGCGCTATACAAAAGAATTTATCGATAATTCTGATACTTTTTCCCTGTCATTTTATGACGAGGCCTTTAAGAAGGATCTGACTTATCTTGGAAGTGTGTCCGGACGGACCGAAGATAAAATCTCAAAGACAAGGCTGACTCCAACCGATGCCAACGGAATTCCGTATTTTGAGGAAGCAAAGATCGTCCTGATGTGTAAAAAGCTGTTTTGCCAGCCCATGGACCCGGAAGGGTTCATAGGAGACGCAAAGGCACTGGATGCACAGTGGTACGCAGATAAAGATTACCATACTTTATATGTGGCAGAGATCGAACAGATCCTCGTAAAACAAGATTAAAACAATAAAATCCGATGGAAACCGTCAGGTCTCCATCGGATTTTATATTTATGTCATAAGAAATTCCTAGTTCTTATATCTGACAAACTTTATGAGGGTTCAGGATATTTTTTGGATCAAAGGCTGCTTTGATTCCCCTCATGATGTTCATGGTTTCTTCCTCAAGGGATTCATTGAGATAAGGTTTTTTGGCATATCCGATCCCATGTTCACCGGACACCTGGCCGTTTAATTCAGCTGCCTTCTGGTAAATCTTATCCATAGCCATCTTCATCCGTTCCTCCCACTGCTCATCGGTGAGATCGTCCTTTAAAATATAGGCATGGAGGTTACCGTCTCCTGCATGACCGAAACTCTTGATCCTGATATCTACCTCATGATGAAGGTTGTGCATATACTCGACCATCTCACTAATCTTATTTCTCGGAACTACCACATCTACCTCATCCATGTAGGTTGTGGATCCCTTAATCGCCTCCAAAAATGCCCCCCTGGCTTTCCAGATGGATTCGTCTCTCTCCTCCGTATCGGAGATGAGCACATCCAACGCCCCCTGGCTTAAACAGAGCTTTGCGACCTTATCATAATCGGCCTCGATCTCTTCCGCTGAATTTCCGTCAAACTTCAGCAGCAAGTAGGCATCCGCCTGATGGTCAGGAAATTTCTTACCCAGATACTCCTCCGCGTCCTCGATGACTTCCCTCTGCATAAACTCAATAGCCGTAGGGATCGACTTAGACTTAATGATTTCCGGCACCGTTTGTATCGCTGAGTTGAGATCTTTAAAAGGTATCAGGAGGCTGATGGCTTTTTTCGGAAGCGGGAGCAGCTTTAAGACAGCTTTCGTGATGATCCCCAGTGTTCCTTCCGAACCGACCATT
Coding sequences within:
- a CDS encoding lactate utilization protein is translated as MSMEKANEVTAATIIKNMEKRNFTGVYCATKEEALEQALSYIEKGSVVSWGGSMSVAEIGLLDAVKNSADYEVVDRAAAKNYEEQRQIYAKAVLADTYLMSTNAITLEGELINIDGSGNRVGCLSYGPRQVILIVGMNKVVSTVEEGVHRTRSKAACPNTIRLGLTTPCSITGHCGECYGDSSICSHLLITRRCGQKDRIKIILVGEDLGY
- a CDS encoding HAD family hydrolase, translated to MDLKGIIFDFNGTMYIDGDKQEAAWFEFFQKYAEGKYTVKQLHEMIHGVNGGELLKMALNPELTEDEIYKLTEEKEDIYRNMCLNDPEGMNFTQGLPEFLTELKERKIPFAIATASAIGNVRFYIKHMHLDHWVPVENIVYDDGTFLGKPEPDIYLLAMERIGLKPSQCVVFEDADAGIEAARRAGAGKIIAIGPKEEHKRLRLLPGVTGVIQDFRDISPDILKE
- a CDS encoding cupin domain-containing protein encodes the protein MKEQQIMDVRRMEWNYRPNSVTGKVFGQKPLVEDKDMEVSIVMNRYPAGFQTVTHTHPCGHGLYILEGQIKTNGSVYGPETLIWYPEGCVAEHGATQHDDATVLLISNKAFSIHYIKDEEEKKRLDKGIQPVISDVGRMPWFYRMASTTGKMFGKKQLHLDEATGMQINYINYPAGFTTDTHTHPSAHGLFVLSGQLKSNDEYFGPGTMVWYEEGCIAEHGATAHEDLICLQISNKDFSIQYRQKDYQKIKNER
- a CDS encoding ROK family protein encodes the protein MKNQKQQDQLQMKISNRQLVLNQIKSSDNVSRASLAKELKMSPTSMTRICGDLSDLGFIKESQGDSKGVGRKALLLERNPHAFYSLGILVRLDFISFLVMDYKEQILAIKKWMLPVAGSPEEVAELIKDCFDKCRSEIPEIMDRVKAAGVSFPGVVSEDGRRIIRSRFTGWEETDFQELLRKKTGLYICLENDVKASVLEEYFHFPELQVNRLAFLSLSIDVGAAFMNEGRIIGGACGEIAHKILVYGGRKCSCEKSGCVSAYLSVQEILNQAEEAGGRCNDLTDLAAAYDRKEPWAQELMTRLGGYTALLIQDMMVWNNPEIILLGGRTVRDLPMLLDEALKRQDILNQDLLKETIICESKNTGNESMLGAAYLAMEYYEKIRLNQLREMEL
- the glyA gene encoding serine hydroxymethyltransferase, whose amino-acid sequence is MFDFNEVKNYDPEVAGAMQDELSRQRNNLELIASENLVSKAVMAAMGSHLTNKYAEGYPGKRYYGGCEFVDVVENLARERAKELFGCEYVNVQPHSGAQANMAVFFAVLNPGDTYMGMSLDHGGHLSHGSPVNMSGKYYNCVPYGVNDEGFLDYDNVLEIAKECKPKLIIAGASAYARSIDFKKFREIADEVGAVLMVDMAHIAGLVAAGVHQSPIPYAHVTTTTTHKTLRGPRGGMILCSNEINEKYNFNKAIFPGIQGGPLMHVIAGKAVCFKEALSDDFKDYGKQVVKNAAALAKALMEEGFDIVSGGTDNHLMLVDLKKYDLTGKEAEKVLDSVHITCNKNTVPNDPKSPFVTSGLRLGTPAVTTRGLKEEDMAAIAKAIRFTLLDQKLEEAKQLVKELTEKYPLYE
- a CDS encoding ACT domain-containing protein, whose protein sequence is MEKMLFSGVLSNTDVAQVAIKGLKHEPGIAAKLFTAIADKGINVELILQSIGRKDSKDISFVVKKSDADAAVETLKETFEEDSYKEIVSDKNVGIVSIVGAGMMSNSGAASKMFEALYNKGVNIHMIYTSEIKITVLIRESRVETAVEALKEQFQD
- the aspS gene encoding aspartate--tRNA ligase; its protein translation is MAESMAGLSRSHRCTEVSRENIGEKVTVMGWVQKRRNLGSLIFVDLRDRSGLLQLVFDEDTLADDDYEKANSLRNEYVIAAEGEVQKRSAAINENLKTGDIEIKVTKLRILSESKTPPFPVDDQQTVKDELRLKYRYLDLRRPNLQKNLLIRSQVTKTARDFLAEEGFLEIETPILGKSTPEGARDYLVPSRVHPGSFYGLPQSPQLFKQLLMCSGVDRYYQIAKCFRDEDLRADRQPEFTQIDMELSFVDVDDVIDVNERLLKRVFKDVLNVDVQIPMKRLTYQEAMDRFGSDKPDTRFGMELVNVSETVSGCDFMVFKGALENGGSVRGLNARGLGDLGRKKIDAFVDFAKEFGAKGLAYIQLKEDGSVKSSFAKFMKEEEMTALIDAMEGKPGDLLLFAADKDSVVYDVLGNLRLEIGKKYDMIDESLYNFLWVTEFPLLEWNEEQNRYTAMHHPFTMPMEEDLEYIDTDPGKVRAKAYDIVLNGTELGGGSVRIHRDDIQKAMFKSLGFTEEDANERFGFLLEAFQYGVPPHAGLAYGLDRLVMWMTGEDSIRDVIAFPKVKDASCLMTQAPGGVVTVQLDELGIEIKENDTNEE
- a CDS encoding flavin reductase family protein; amino-acid sequence: MSEYAIVAPEDFDQSAFRLIGKDWMLVTAKNSEGKINTMTASWGGFGVMWGKDVALSVIRPQRYTKEFIDNSDTFSLSFYDEAFKKDLTYLGSVSGRTEDKISKTRLTPTDANGIPYFEEAKIVLMCKKLFCQPMDPEGFIGDAKALDAQWYADKDYHTLYVAEIEQILVKQD
- a CDS encoding FAD-binding oxidoreductase, giving the protein MDYKKLDEKDLEYIKQVINDDERILSGEHINEEYSHDELSGTQSYPDVVVKAANAQEISKIMSYAYEHTIPVTPRGAGTGLVGSSVAMEHGIMIDTSLMNQILELDEENLTVTVEPGVLLMELSAFVEEHDFFYPPDPGEKSATIGGNISTNAGGMRAVKYGVTRDYVRGLEVVLPNGSIVEFGGKIVKNSSGYAMKDLMVGSEGTLGIITKAVLKLLPLPKKAISLLIPFKDLNSAIQTVPEIIKSKSIPTAIEFMQREVIEDAEEYLGKKFPDHQADAYLLLKFDGNSAEEIEADYDKVAKLCLSQGALDVLISDTEERDESIWKARGAFLEAIKGSTTYMDEVDVVVPRNKISEMVEYMHNLHHEVDIRIKSFGHAGDGNLHAYILKDDLTDEQWEERMKMAMDKIYQKAAELNGQVSGEHGIGYAKKPYLNESLEEETMNIMRGIKAAFDPKNILNPHKVCQI